One Candidatus Planktophila limnetica DNA segment encodes these proteins:
- the hisF gene encoding imidazole glycerol phosphate synthase subunit HisF encodes MTLSVRIIACLDVTDGRVVKGVNFTDLVDAGDPVEMAALYDSEGVDELTFLDISASSAGRDTTLNVVRRTAEQVFIPLTVGGGIRSVDDVNRLLRAGADKVSINTAALKRPELISEIVDRFGSQVLVLSVDARRARTESGFEVTTHGGRESAGLDAIAWVEKACALGVGEILLNSMDADGTRAGYDIGMITAVRSVAKVPLIASGGAGALSDFAAALDAGADALLAASVFHFGVHRIGDVKRYLSGAGYSVRTVNNS; translated from the coding sequence ATGACACTTTCTGTTCGCATAATCGCATGTCTAGATGTCACTGATGGACGTGTTGTTAAGGGAGTTAATTTCACAGACTTAGTCGATGCAGGCGATCCAGTTGAGATGGCTGCGTTATATGACAGCGAAGGTGTTGATGAGTTAACGTTTTTAGATATCTCAGCGAGTTCAGCTGGGCGCGATACTACGTTAAATGTTGTTCGCCGCACCGCAGAGCAAGTCTTTATTCCATTAACCGTTGGTGGGGGAATTAGAAGTGTCGATGATGTAAACAGATTGCTCCGAGCAGGCGCGGACAAGGTTTCAATTAATACCGCAGCATTGAAACGTCCGGAGTTAATTTCAGAAATTGTTGATCGATTTGGTTCTCAAGTTTTAGTTCTCTCTGTAGATGCCAGACGTGCACGAACTGAATCAGGTTTTGAAGTAACAACACATGGTGGACGTGAAAGTGCTGGGTTAGATGCAATCGCGTGGGTTGAAAAGGCGTGTGCGCTCGGTGTTGGTGAAATTTTGCTCAATTCAATGGACGCCGATGGAACCAGAGCGGGATATGACATTGGAATGATCACAGCGGTGCGTTCAGTCGCCAAAGTTCCATTGATAGCAAGTGGTGGGGCAGGAGCACTCTCAGATTTTGCTGCAGCACTTGATGCTGGAGCAGATGCTCTACTTGCTGCAAGTGTTTTCCACTTTGGAGTTCATAGAATTGGCGATGTAAAGAGGTATTTAAGCGGGGCTGGTTATTCGGTTCGCACCGTCAATAACTCATAG
- the priA gene encoding bifunctional 1-(5-phosphoribosyl)-5-((5-phosphoribosylamino)methylideneamino)imidazole-4-carboxamide isomerase/phosphoribosylanthranilate isomerase PriA encodes MSYLELLPAVDVKDGKAVRLVQGELSQETNYGKPLDAALDFQKSGAEWIHLVDLDAAFGIGSNADLLAEVIGALDIKVELSGGIRDDESLHRALATGCTRVNLGTAALEDPEWTSRVIAEFGDRIAVGLDVRGNTLSARGWTRDGGDLFETITRLDRDGCARYVVTDVTKDGTLAGPNLELLKSVCAVTKAPVIASGGISNLSDIENLAALRSIGIEGAIVGKALYAGAFTLQQALEVTKR; translated from the coding sequence ATGAGTTATCTGGAGTTATTGCCTGCAGTAGATGTTAAAGATGGCAAAGCCGTTCGATTGGTTCAAGGCGAACTCAGTCAAGAAACTAATTATGGAAAGCCACTAGATGCAGCTCTTGATTTCCAAAAATCAGGCGCCGAATGGATACACCTTGTAGATCTTGATGCCGCATTTGGAATTGGGAGCAATGCAGATTTGTTAGCAGAAGTAATCGGGGCTTTAGATATTAAAGTTGAGTTATCAGGTGGTATCCGAGATGACGAATCATTGCATCGAGCTCTTGCAACAGGGTGCACACGAGTAAATCTAGGAACTGCTGCACTAGAAGACCCTGAGTGGACTTCACGTGTGATTGCAGAGTTTGGCGATCGCATCGCAGTGGGTCTAGATGTTCGTGGTAACACATTGTCAGCTCGCGGTTGGACTCGAGACGGCGGCGATCTCTTCGAAACTATTACGCGATTAGATCGAGATGGTTGTGCGCGTTATGTAGTTACGGATGTAACCAAAGATGGAACCCTTGCAGGCCCAAATCTTGAACTACTTAAGAGTGTTTGCGCAGTCACCAAGGCGCCAGTAATCGCAAGCGGTGGCATATCTAATTTAAGCGATATCGAAAATTTAGCAGCGCTTAGAAGTATTGGCATTGAAGGAGCGATTGTTGGTAAGGCGTTGTATGCCGGCGCTTTTACATTGCAACAGGCGCTGGAAGTAACAAAGCGATGA
- the hisH gene encoding imidazole glycerol phosphate synthase subunit HisH: MIAILDYGSGNLRSAQRAFATTGHDVHITSDLEVALKSDGLVVPGVGAFAACMNGINEIDAADVIRQRQVAGKATLGICIGMQILFSDGLEHGKHKGIGMWNGSIDALDAPILPHMGWNTVEVTGSTKLFKGVEKESFYFVHSYAAKKSVGVTQAWTTHGEKFLAAVEDGPLSATQFHPEKSGQAGLTLIANWSAGL, encoded by the coding sequence TTGATAGCAATTTTGGATTACGGATCGGGAAATTTACGATCCGCCCAACGAGCGTTTGCAACGACAGGCCATGATGTTCACATCACATCAGATCTAGAGGTTGCCCTTAAATCTGACGGGCTAGTTGTTCCTGGTGTTGGCGCATTTGCTGCATGCATGAATGGAATCAATGAAATCGATGCTGCTGATGTAATTCGTCAACGCCAAGTCGCAGGTAAGGCCACGTTAGGCATTTGTATTGGAATGCAGATTCTTTTTAGTGATGGCCTAGAACATGGCAAACACAAAGGAATTGGTATGTGGAACGGAAGTATTGATGCACTTGATGCACCGATTCTTCCGCATATGGGTTGGAACACCGTTGAAGTTACTGGCTCAACAAAACTCTTTAAAGGTGTTGAAAAAGAATCTTTTTACTTTGTGCATTCATATGCAGCCAAGAAATCTGTTGGTGTGACACAAGCATGGACAACGCATGGTGAAAAATTCTTAGCAGCGGTTGAAGATGGCCCACTTTCTGCCACGCAATTTCATCCTGAAAAATCAGGCCAAGCCGGGCTAACTTTGATTGCAAATTGGAGCGCTGGGCTATGA
- the hisB gene encoding imidazoleglycerol-phosphate dehydratase HisB, translating to MRSARVERTTKESSVLVELNLDGQGNISVDTGVAFFDHMLSQLGKHSGFDLTVKTTGDIEVDSHHTVEDTSLAFGQALREALGDKAGIRRFGDAMVPLDEVLVQAAVDLSGRPYLVHRQPEIVELIGTFDTTLGKHIWESIVAEARIALHIRVLEGRNAHHVFEAQFKAVARALRDAVALDSRVSGVPSTKGVL from the coding sequence ATGAGAAGTGCACGCGTAGAACGAACAACGAAAGAATCTAGCGTTCTTGTTGAACTTAACCTTGATGGTCAGGGAAACATATCTGTCGATACAGGTGTCGCGTTCTTTGATCACATGCTTTCACAACTTGGTAAGCACTCTGGTTTTGATTTAACTGTGAAAACTACCGGCGACATCGAAGTTGATTCTCACCATACTGTCGAAGATACATCTTTGGCATTTGGCCAAGCACTTCGTGAAGCACTCGGTGATAAGGCAGGCATTCGTCGCTTTGGTGATGCCATGGTTCCACTTGATGAAGTTCTTGTTCAAGCTGCAGTTGATTTGTCAGGACGTCCCTATCTAGTTCACCGCCAGCCAGAAATTGTTGAACTCATCGGAACATTTGATACAACTCTCGGTAAGCACATTTGGGAATCTATTGTCGCCGAAGCGCGCATCGCACTTCATATTAGAGTTCTTGAAGGACGCAATGCGCACCACGTATTTGAAGCACAATTTAAAGCTGTTGCTCGAGCACTGCGCGATGCGGTTGCGCTGGATTCACGAGTAAGCGGAGTGCCATCGACTAAGGGCGTTCTTTGA
- a CDS encoding histidinol-phosphate transaminase: protein MSTWPQWLPLREELAPMSAYGAPQVEADASLNTNENPFSPSPELVKAIAARVTEIGSRLNRYPDREATELRTSLANYINSQSATSIDISNVWAANGSNEIIQSIFLAFGRKSALGFTPSYSMHPLIAKVTATPWIDGTRRKDFTLDCDAAASQIESLRPTLTFITTPNNPTGSALLISEIEMLARSTQLVGGLLVIDEAYAEFSSEKSAITLIEKFPNVVVIRTMSKAFAFAGARVGYLVAHPSVIDAMRLVRLPYHLSALTQVAASAALEFSDELLATVQGLIAAREDLASELSALGLEVIPSCSNFLLFSGFKRASADVWKDLLDKGVLIRDVGLEGYLRVTIGNGAENKKFLMAIKEVLNK, encoded by the coding sequence ATGAGTACGTGGCCACAGTGGCTTCCGCTGCGCGAAGAGCTTGCACCAATGTCTGCCTATGGTGCGCCACAAGTAGAAGCAGATGCATCACTTAATACAAATGAAAATCCATTTTCGCCATCACCAGAACTCGTTAAGGCGATTGCAGCCCGAGTAACCGAGATTGGCTCGCGACTTAATCGCTATCCAGATCGCGAAGCAACAGAGCTGCGAACATCATTGGCTAATTACATAAATTCTCAATCTGCAACCTCTATAGATATATCCAATGTGTGGGCTGCAAATGGAAGCAATGAAATTATTCAATCTATTTTTCTTGCCTTTGGCCGTAAATCTGCCCTTGGCTTCACACCTTCGTATTCAATGCATCCTTTGATTGCAAAGGTCACTGCAACTCCATGGATTGATGGCACTCGACGCAAAGACTTCACTCTTGATTGTGATGCGGCTGCGTCTCAGATCGAATCCCTTCGTCCTACTCTGACATTTATTACAACTCCTAATAATCCAACAGGGAGCGCACTTCTCATATCTGAAATAGAGATGCTGGCTCGAAGCACGCAATTAGTTGGTGGTTTGCTTGTCATCGATGAGGCGTATGCAGAGTTTTCATCTGAAAAATCAGCAATTACTCTGATTGAAAAGTTTCCAAATGTTGTAGTTATTCGAACTATGAGCAAAGCATTCGCATTCGCTGGTGCACGTGTGGGCTATCTTGTTGCGCATCCATCCGTGATTGATGCAATGCGACTAGTTCGACTTCCCTATCACCTCAGTGCGCTCACGCAAGTGGCGGCTAGTGCAGCCCTTGAATTTAGTGATGAACTATTAGCAACTGTTCAAGGATTGATTGCAGCCCGAGAAGATCTGGCAAGTGAACTCAGTGCTTTAGGCCTTGAAGTCATTCCAAGCTGCTCGAATTTCTTGCTCTTCTCGGGATTCAAGCGAGCAAGTGCAGATGTATGGAAAGATTTGCTCGATAAAGGGGTTCTGATCCGCGATGTGGGCCTCGAAGGATATTTGCGAGTAACAATCGGCAACGGAGCCGAAAACAAGAAGTTCTTAATGGCGATAAAAGAAGTACTCAACAAGTGA
- the hisD gene encoding histidinol dehydrogenase, with protein sequence MMRLVDLRGQRLSKSAYNNLIPRAALDVAQAMKLVEPILARVKNGNESDLIALAKEFDGVAPQQIKVPREALTRALKELDPKIRTALEISAERIRTVHNDQRRTQSITKVVDGGTVTERWVPVDRVGLYVPGGRAVYPSSVMMNVIPAQIAAVASIAVASPPQSEFGGLPHPTILATCELLGVTEVYAVGGAQAIALFAYGMEDVCEKCDLVTGPGNIYVAAAKRALRGIIGIDSEAGPTEIAIIADKSALAADVAADLISQAEHDVIAAAVLITDSQELIDEVQKELVTRVARTKHSERITEALTGIQSACVLVDSTEHAIDVANAYAAEHLEIQTKNSEKDAQKIRNAGAVFIGRFSPVSLGDYSAGSNHVLPTGGCACHSSGLSVQTFLRGLHFIEYNEDAFTQILPTVITLANSEDLPAHGEAMSARLENKSSS encoded by the coding sequence ATGATGCGTTTAGTAGACCTTCGTGGTCAACGCCTATCAAAGTCGGCTTATAACAACCTCATTCCTCGCGCCGCACTCGATGTCGCGCAAGCAATGAAATTAGTTGAACCAATTTTAGCGCGTGTGAAAAATGGAAATGAAAGTGATTTGATTGCACTGGCAAAAGAATTCGATGGTGTGGCCCCGCAGCAGATAAAGGTTCCGAGAGAAGCGCTCACACGAGCACTGAAAGAATTAGACCCAAAAATACGCACAGCGTTAGAAATTTCTGCAGAGCGAATTAGAACTGTTCACAACGATCAAAGACGCACGCAAAGCATTACAAAAGTAGTCGATGGTGGCACAGTCACAGAACGATGGGTGCCAGTGGATCGTGTTGGCTTATATGTTCCAGGCGGTCGCGCTGTTTATCCAAGCAGTGTGATGATGAATGTTATTCCTGCCCAAATCGCTGCGGTTGCAAGCATTGCAGTTGCATCCCCTCCTCAAAGTGAATTTGGGGGATTGCCACACCCAACAATTCTTGCAACGTGTGAACTCCTTGGTGTTACCGAGGTATATGCAGTCGGTGGTGCACAAGCAATTGCACTCTTCGCATACGGCATGGAAGATGTCTGTGAAAAGTGCGACCTAGTAACTGGTCCTGGAAATATTTACGTTGCCGCTGCAAAGCGCGCTTTGCGTGGGATTATTGGTATCGATTCTGAAGCAGGACCAACAGAAATCGCAATCATCGCTGATAAGAGCGCGCTAGCCGCAGATGTTGCTGCAGATCTGATCAGCCAAGCAGAACACGATGTCATCGCAGCTGCCGTTCTGATTACAGATAGCCAGGAACTAATTGACGAAGTTCAAAAAGAACTTGTCACGCGCGTTGCACGAACAAAGCACTCAGAGCGAATTACTGAAGCGCTAACTGGAATTCAATCAGCTTGCGTATTAGTTGACTCCACAGAACACGCAATAGATGTTGCAAATGCTTACGCTGCAGAGCACCTAGAAATTCAAACAAAAAACAGCGAGAAAGATGCGCAGAAAATTAGAAATGCTGGCGCTGTTTTCATTGGTCGTTTCTCTCCAGTCTCACTCGGTGATTATTCAGCCGGGTCTAATCACGTATTGCCAACTGGTGGATGTGCTTGCCACTCAAGTGGTTTATCTGTTCAAACATTTTTACGCGGACTTCACTTCATCGAATACAACGAGGATGCATTTACACAGATTCTTCCGACGGTTATTACATTGGCTAACTCAGAAGATCTACCCGCGCACGGTGAAGCCATGAGCGCGCGTTTAGAGAATAAGAGTTCATCATGA
- the dnaE gene encoding DNA polymerase III subunit alpha, with the protein MSSFAHLHVHTEYSMLDGAARVADLVAEVARQEMPAIAMTDHGNVFGAFDFYKQAKKVGVKPIIGIEAYVAPESRFEKKRVKWADGGQDDVSGGGAYTHMTILAENNEGLSNLFRLSSLASLEGYYYKPRMDRELLTKYAKGLIATTGCPGGEIQTRLRMGAFKEAMAAASDYRDIFGAENFFLEIMDHGIDIESRVKADLLKLGKELGLPLLATNDLHYTFNEDARSHEALLCVQSGSTLADPKRFKFDNDEFYLKTPAQMRELFKEIPESCDNTLLIAERCNVTLREGENLLPRFEVPAGETEDSWLIKEAERGLINRMGNRLTDEHHARLKYELDVMIKMGFPGYFLVVADLVAHAKQVAIRVGPGRGSAAGSLVAYALGITGLDPLEHGLLFERFLNPERISMPDIDLDFDERRRSEMIRYATTKYGEDRVAQIITYGTIKSKQAIKDSTRVLGYPYAIGEKLTKALPPSVMGKDISLAGVFDSTNDRYSEAGEFRTLYESDPDSKTVIDTAMGLEGLKRQWGVHAAGVILSREPLLDVIPIHRREADGSIITQFDMGACEATGLLKMDFLGLRNLSVLDDALLNIKANKGVDVVLEDLTLDDKKTFELLSRGDTLGVFQLDGGPMRALLRSMSPDSFQDISAVIALYRPGPMGENAHNNYADRKNKRKPVEPIHAELSDSLNEILGDTYGLIVYQEQVMAIAQKVAGFSLGRADLLRKAMSKKNKEILDKEYIPFEAGMKTNGFGNAAIKRLWDVLIPFSDYAFNRAHSAGYGVVSYWTAYLKANYPTEYMAALLTSVRDDKDKSALYLSECRRMGIQVLPPDVNESDAEYTPRGTDIRFGLAAIRNVGEGVVASIKSGRDGKGRYQSFGDFLAKVDAQVCNKKTIESLIKAGAFDSLSHTRKGLMAVYLEAIDSVIETKRAEAIGQFDLFGGESATSVSNVALDIPTGEWEKAMLLSYEREMLGLYVSDHPLLGVEHVLRSGTDMSISELLDDGGHHDQIVTIGGLITSVTRKVTRQGASWAVVTIEDLEGSIEALFFSNTYNQYALTLTEDRIVLIRGRVDKREDQVRFTALEMKNADVSAAPTGPLVITLPINQCTPPVVDRMKEILRSHPGKREVHLHLDENGMRTVMKLDTLITSSPSLSADLKSILGPNCLQG; encoded by the coding sequence ATGTCATCTTTTGCCCACCTTCATGTTCATACCGAGTATTCAATGCTCGATGGTGCCGCGCGCGTTGCAGATCTTGTAGCAGAAGTCGCCCGCCAGGAGATGCCGGCGATTGCAATGACAGATCATGGAAATGTATTTGGTGCTTTTGATTTCTATAAGCAAGCAAAAAAAGTTGGCGTTAAACCAATCATCGGAATCGAAGCTTACGTTGCACCTGAATCTCGTTTTGAAAAGAAGCGAGTGAAGTGGGCCGATGGCGGCCAAGATGATGTCTCTGGTGGTGGTGCTTATACGCACATGACAATTTTGGCCGAAAACAATGAAGGACTTTCAAATCTTTTCAGACTTTCATCCCTTGCATCCCTGGAAGGCTATTACTACAAGCCGCGGATGGATCGTGAGTTACTAACAAAATATGCAAAAGGATTGATCGCAACAACTGGCTGTCCTGGTGGAGAAATACAGACTCGCCTTCGAATGGGTGCATTTAAAGAAGCTATGGCTGCAGCTTCAGATTATCGAGACATCTTCGGCGCCGAAAATTTCTTCCTTGAAATTATGGATCACGGTATCGATATCGAATCACGCGTTAAAGCTGATTTACTTAAGTTGGGCAAAGAGCTTGGATTGCCACTGCTGGCCACAAATGATTTGCACTACACATTCAATGAAGATGCACGTTCACATGAGGCACTGCTCTGTGTGCAATCTGGATCAACTCTTGCAGATCCCAAGAGATTTAAATTCGATAACGATGAGTTTTATCTTAAAACTCCGGCACAGATGCGCGAACTATTCAAAGAAATTCCTGAAAGTTGCGATAACACTTTGTTGATTGCCGAACGATGCAATGTGACGCTGCGCGAAGGTGAGAATTTACTTCCACGCTTTGAAGTTCCCGCAGGTGAAACAGAGGATTCATGGCTGATAAAAGAGGCAGAACGTGGATTAATCAATCGCATGGGCAATCGATTAACTGATGAACACCATGCACGTTTGAAATATGAGTTAGATGTCATGATCAAAATGGGATTTCCTGGTTACTTCTTAGTGGTTGCAGATTTAGTTGCACATGCAAAGCAGGTGGCAATCCGAGTTGGTCCTGGTCGCGGTTCTGCCGCTGGTTCACTTGTTGCCTATGCACTCGGAATTACAGGTCTTGATCCACTTGAGCACGGTTTACTCTTCGAGCGATTTTTAAATCCAGAACGTATCTCTATGCCAGATATTGATCTGGATTTTGATGAACGCAGACGCAGCGAAATGATTCGTTATGCAACAACAAAATATGGCGAAGATCGCGTTGCTCAAATCATTACCTACGGCACCATTAAATCTAAGCAGGCGATTAAAGACTCCACTCGTGTACTTGGCTATCCATATGCCATCGGTGAAAAGCTCACTAAAGCGCTGCCACCATCTGTTATGGGTAAAGATATTTCTTTGGCCGGAGTATTTGATTCAACTAATGATCGATACTCAGAAGCCGGGGAGTTTAGAACTCTCTATGAAAGTGATCCTGATTCCAAAACAGTTATAGATACTGCAATGGGACTTGAAGGGCTCAAGCGCCAGTGGGGCGTGCACGCAGCCGGAGTTATTCTCTCTCGCGAACCACTATTAGATGTCATTCCTATTCATCGCCGCGAAGCAGATGGTTCCATCATTACCCAATTTGATATGGGTGCATGCGAAGCAACTGGATTGCTCAAGATGGATTTTCTTGGCCTTCGAAATCTTTCCGTTCTAGATGATGCTCTGTTAAACATCAAGGCAAATAAAGGCGTTGATGTTGTTCTAGAAGATCTCACGTTAGATGACAAAAAAACATTCGAACTCTTATCCCGCGGTGACACCCTGGGTGTGTTCCAGCTAGATGGTGGGCCGATGCGCGCACTTTTGCGCAGCATGTCACCTGATTCTTTCCAAGATATCTCTGCAGTTATTGCTCTCTATCGCCCAGGTCCAATGGGAGAAAATGCGCACAATAACTATGCGGATAGAAAGAACAAACGCAAACCGGTCGAGCCAATTCACGCTGAGTTATCAGATTCCCTCAATGAAATTTTGGGCGATACGTATGGATTAATTGTTTACCAAGAACAGGTTATGGCCATTGCGCAAAAAGTTGCGGGATTCTCACTTGGACGCGCAGATCTCTTGCGTAAAGCAATGAGTAAGAAGAACAAGGAAATTCTTGATAAGGAATACATTCCATTTGAAGCTGGTATGAAGACAAATGGTTTTGGTAATGCCGCTATCAAGCGCTTGTGGGATGTTTTGATTCCGTTCTCAGACTATGCGTTCAACCGTGCCCATAGTGCGGGTTACGGCGTAGTTTCATATTGGACCGCATACCTCAAAGCCAATTATCCAACTGAATACATGGCAGCACTTCTCACATCTGTTCGAGATGATAAAGATAAATCTGCTCTGTATTTAAGTGAGTGCCGTCGTATGGGTATTCAAGTATTGCCACCAGATGTTAATGAATCTGACGCCGAATACACCCCACGAGGAACAGATATTCGTTTCGGTCTAGCCGCAATTAGAAACGTTGGCGAAGGCGTGGTTGCATCTATTAAGAGTGGACGAGATGGCAAAGGGCGCTACCAATCCTTCGGAGATTTCTTAGCCAAAGTAGATGCACAGGTGTGTAATAAGAAAACAATCGAATCATTGATTAAGGCCGGCGCATTTGATTCCCTGTCTCACACGCGTAAAGGATTAATGGCTGTTTATTTGGAGGCAATTGATTCAGTCATTGAAACAAAACGCGCTGAAGCAATCGGACAATTTGATTTGTTCGGAGGCGAGTCAGCAACGTCGGTATCAAATGTTGCGCTAGATATTCCAACAGGTGAGTGGGAAAAAGCAATGCTTTTATCCTATGAACGAGAAATGTTGGGACTCTATGTTTCAGATCATCCATTACTCGGTGTTGAACATGTGTTGCGTTCTGGAACAGATATGTCGATTAGCGAATTACTAGATGATGGTGGCCATCATGACCAGATCGTCACCATTGGCGGACTGATTACATCTGTCACAAGAAAAGTAACCAGACAAGGTGCGTCGTGGGCAGTTGTCACCATTGAAGATCTTGAAGGATCTATTGAAGCTCTCTTCTTTTCCAATACCTACAATCAATACGCCTTAACTCTGACTGAAGATCGAATTGTTCTCATTCGTGGTCGAGTTGATAAGCGTGAAGATCAAGTCAGATTTACAGCCCTTGAAATGAAAAATGCGGACGTCAGCGCCGCACCGACAGGTCCGCTTGTAATCACCCTGCCAATTAATCAATGCACACCACCAGTTGTTGATCGCATGAAAGAGATTCTTCGTTCACACCCTGGAAAACGCGAAGTTCATTTACATCTAGATGAGAATGGAATGCGCACCGTGATGAAATTGGACACCTTGATTACATCATCGCCATCGCTGAGCGCTGATCTCAAATCAATCCTCGGGCCTAACTGCCTTCAGGGCTAG
- a CDS encoding RluA family pseudouridine synthase, with product MARISRTLSVPEGVAGERIDSALTRVLGLSRTAVVRLLEDGDITTSGKAMNKSDKVAAGQIIEVLMPQEKNSEPIPLTPIPGLSIIYNDDSIVVIDKPVGCAAHPSPGWEGPTVVGALSAAGYTISTSGPAERAGIVHRLDVGTSGLMVVAKTDQAYTFLKDAFKSRNVTKIYHALIQGHMDPSTGTIDAPIDRHPKEDHRFAVVANGKESITHYEVIEFYRGVSLVKVELETGRTHQIRVHFSALRHPLVGDLTYGADPALAASLGMSRPWLHAMVLELTHPRSGERLTFNAPYPADLTNALALLSSAVLP from the coding sequence ATGGCACGCATATCTCGAACCTTGTCAGTCCCAGAGGGCGTTGCTGGCGAGCGTATAGATAGTGCGCTGACACGAGTTCTTGGACTCTCTCGCACTGCAGTTGTTCGCTTACTAGAAGATGGCGATATCACCACATCAGGTAAGGCTATGAATAAGTCCGACAAAGTTGCTGCCGGACAAATTATTGAAGTACTGATGCCGCAAGAGAAGAATTCTGAACCTATTCCACTGACGCCAATTCCTGGTTTATCAATTATTTATAATGACGATTCAATTGTTGTCATTGATAAGCCAGTGGGTTGCGCCGCCCACCCAAGTCCAGGATGGGAAGGTCCAACAGTTGTCGGTGCCTTAAGCGCCGCTGGTTACACAATTTCAACAAGTGGTCCAGCAGAGCGTGCTGGCATTGTGCATCGATTAGATGTTGGAACAAGCGGGCTCATGGTTGTGGCCAAGACGGATCAGGCCTATACCTTTTTAAAAGATGCTTTCAAATCTCGCAACGTTACAAAGATTTATCACGCGCTCATTCAAGGTCACATGGATCCAAGTACCGGAACGATTGATGCACCCATTGATCGTCATCCAAAAGAGGATCATCGCTTTGCAGTTGTTGCTAACGGAAAAGAAAGCATTACGCATTATGAAGTCATCGAATTTTATCGCGGTGTTTCTTTAGTTAAAGTGGAGTTAGAAACTGGGCGCACTCATCAAATTAGAGTTCATTTCTCTGCGCTTCGACATCCATTAGTTGGAGACCTTACTTATGGCGCAGATCCCGCACTTGCAGCATCTCTTGGGATGTCTCGTCCATGGTTACACGCAATGGTTTTAGAACTAACACACCCGCGCTCTGGTGAGCGTTTAACCTTTAACGCGCCATACCCTGCTGATCTCACAAATGCTCTGGCGTTGCTTTCCAGCGCAGTTCTTCCGTAA
- the lspA gene encoding signal peptidase II has product MRPWRTLYLIAWVVWLIDLGTKVWAEKALSSRANIEVLGSFLQLTFIRNSGAAFSIGTGKTIFFTIFALIVLVFITRYAGRITSKGWAVVGGLVLGGILGNLTDRIFRAPSFLQGHVIDWIQLPRWPVFNVADSAIVIAAFTAVVLTLRNVAPIKPLDK; this is encoded by the coding sequence ATGCGCCCGTGGCGCACGCTCTATCTCATCGCCTGGGTTGTGTGGTTGATAGATCTTGGAACCAAAGTCTGGGCAGAAAAAGCTTTGTCATCTCGAGCCAATATTGAAGTTCTAGGTTCCTTTCTACAACTGACATTTATTCGAAACTCGGGAGCAGCATTTAGCATCGGAACTGGCAAGACTATTTTCTTTACAATTTTTGCTCTTATCGTTTTAGTTTTCATCACACGTTATGCGGGGCGCATAACATCAAAGGGTTGGGCCGTAGTCGGTGGGCTCGTTCTCGGTGGAATTCTGGGAAACCTGACCGATCGTATTTTCCGAGCGCCTAGCTTTTTGCAAGGCCACGTCATTGATTGGATTCAACTGCCGCGTTGGCCAGTCTTTAATGTTGCCGATAGCGCTATTGTGATTGCAGCATTTACGGCAGTTGTCTTAACACTTCGAAACGTTGCACCGATAAAACCTCTAGATAAATAG